A stretch of the Streptomyces ortus genome encodes the following:
- a CDS encoding class II aldolase/adducin family protein: MSLHDLKPIPKDQLFFRWPRSYEDVEEERRHRQESLLVAFRLFGKFGFEEGTAGHITARDPEHTDYFWANPYGVSFQHVRKGDLVLVDAQGAVVEGRHHVNESAFAIHSRIHSARPEVVSAAHSHSLHGKALASMGAMLEPLTQDACAFYEAHGLYDDYNGVVTDLEEGKRIAVALGGHKAVILRNHGLLTVGRSVEAAAWWFITMERSCQAQLLAKAAGRVVHIDHRTASAARDQLGNDDMGWINFQPLRDQVLREEPDLFER; the protein is encoded by the coding sequence ATGAGTCTTCATGATCTCAAGCCAATACCGAAAGATCAACTGTTCTTTCGCTGGCCGCGATCGTACGAGGATGTAGAGGAAGAACGGAGACACCGTCAGGAGAGTCTCCTGGTGGCATTTCGCCTCTTCGGGAAATTCGGCTTCGAAGAAGGCACCGCCGGGCACATCACGGCCCGCGACCCGGAGCACACGGACTATTTCTGGGCCAACCCCTACGGGGTTTCCTTCCAGCACGTCCGGAAGGGCGACCTGGTCCTCGTCGACGCCCAGGGTGCGGTGGTCGAGGGCCGGCACCACGTCAACGAGTCGGCGTTCGCGATCCACTCGCGGATCCACAGCGCCCGCCCCGAGGTGGTGTCCGCGGCACACAGCCACTCCCTCCACGGCAAGGCACTGGCGTCCATGGGCGCGATGCTGGAACCGCTGACCCAGGACGCCTGCGCGTTCTACGAGGCGCACGGCCTCTACGACGACTACAACGGCGTGGTGACCGACCTGGAGGAGGGCAAGCGCATCGCCGTCGCCCTCGGCGGCCACAAGGCGGTGATCCTGCGCAACCACGGGCTGCTCACCGTCGGACGCTCGGTCGAGGCCGCGGCCTGGTGGTTCATCACGATGGAACGCTCCTGCCAGGCACAGCTGCTGGCCAAGGCCGCCGGCCGGGTGGTGCACATCGACCACAGGACCGCCAGTGCGGCACGGGACCAGCTCGGCAACGACGACATGGGCTGGATCAACTTCCAGCCGCTGCGCGACCAGGTCCTCCGTGAGGAGCCCGACCTGTTCGAGCGGTGA
- a CDS encoding ketoacyl-ACP synthase III family protein, which produces MEDVYLSGIGTYVPADRTTVTEAVADGRYEQVWNAKDRLETVAVETRLSPAEMAVRAGRQALLRSGHRPQDISLLLHATAYRQGPEAWAAASYVERYAVGVGAPALEIRQGCNGGLFALGLARSHLGQYADTAVLITCADRFDGEFDRWRTNKGMVFGDGAAAVVMSHRRGTARVLGVATRADSELEQMHRSTGSLASATLRRGPLDAGPAKKAFLRTTSSAEVQRRFETQVVDAVDGALSEAGTKLDGIAQVLVSNLGHELLTRAFLDPLELPVERTAWQWGRRIGHLANSDQFLALEHQVRTGVLHEGDHVLLIGMGVGFVWTATVLEIAELPVRTH; this is translated from the coding sequence GTGGAGGACGTCTACCTTTCCGGCATCGGCACCTATGTGCCGGCCGACCGGACCACGGTGACGGAAGCGGTCGCGGACGGCCGCTACGAACAGGTCTGGAACGCCAAGGACCGCTTGGAGACAGTGGCGGTGGAGACTCGGCTCTCACCGGCCGAGATGGCTGTCAGGGCAGGCCGGCAGGCACTGCTGCGCTCCGGGCACCGCCCGCAGGACATCAGCCTCCTGCTGCACGCCACCGCCTACCGCCAGGGCCCGGAGGCATGGGCCGCGGCGTCGTACGTGGAGCGGTACGCCGTCGGCGTCGGAGCCCCGGCGCTGGAGATCCGGCAGGGGTGCAACGGCGGCCTGTTCGCGCTCGGCCTGGCCAGGAGCCACCTGGGCCAGTACGCGGACACGGCGGTGCTGATCACCTGCGCGGACCGGTTCGACGGCGAGTTCGACCGCTGGCGTACGAACAAGGGCATGGTCTTCGGGGACGGCGCGGCGGCTGTCGTGATGTCCCACCGCCGAGGCACCGCCCGGGTCCTCGGCGTCGCGACCCGGGCCGACTCCGAGCTGGAACAGATGCACCGGAGCACGGGATCGCTGGCGTCGGCGACGCTGCGGCGCGGGCCCCTCGACGCCGGCCCGGCCAAGAAGGCCTTCCTGCGCACCACTTCCTCGGCGGAGGTGCAGCGCCGTTTCGAGACCCAGGTCGTCGACGCGGTGGACGGTGCGCTGTCCGAGGCGGGCACCAAGCTGGACGGCATCGCCCAGGTGCTGGTGTCCAACCTGGGGCACGAGTTGCTCACCCGGGCGTTCCTGGACCCGCTGGAGCTTCCCGTGGAACGCACCGCCTGGCAGTGGGGCAGGCGCATCGGCCACCTCGCCAACAGCGATCAGTTCCTGGCGCTCGAACACCAGGTGCGTACGGGTGTGCTGCACGAGGGCGACCATGTGCTGCTGATCGGCATGGGCGTCGGTTTCGTCTGGACCGCGACGGTGCTGGAGATCGCGGAACTGCCAGTCCGGACGCACTGA
- a CDS encoding 3-phosphoshikimate 1-carboxyvinyltransferase, translating into MLEVKGPDRPATISPDLVVEGGRTGGPASTVDVPGDKSVTHRALLAALLPGAPHRLTIRNANLGGAVRALFPALRALGLDTLVEGDVLTVRRAAPVPQPVRPHPAITRWPDGIPYLETAGSSAAARLLIGVLAGVGRGAVVDGDEVLRHRPMDWIVTPLNELGADIRYLDRSGRLPVSVGGRVHRSRRVELAVGSAQARSAVLLGAVAAGVPAELRHPVRSRDHTERMLAAFGARLTEGPGKVAYDGGPCSVPPLIDVPGDPSLAAYPVAAHLLRGGGGELRIPDVCLNPTRTGFFDVLRRAGAAIDYQDLRTTAGGEPVGTVVTTAGLDGVRAVTVDDPGTLHALIDEVPLLAVVAARLPGTSRIGCAGELRFKETDRLVTTARMAAAFGACVRVEPDGLTVNGPRSVNGPPPGGTAGLSAGTVPGFEDHRIAMAAATLATALPGRTTITGGACHTTSFPGFTAVLRAVGATIHEVTL; encoded by the coding sequence GTGCTGGAAGTGAAGGGCCCCGACAGGCCCGCGACCATCTCGCCCGACCTCGTCGTGGAGGGCGGCAGAACCGGCGGTCCGGCGTCCACCGTGGACGTGCCCGGCGACAAGTCGGTCACCCACCGCGCTCTGCTGGCCGCCCTGCTGCCCGGCGCGCCGCACCGGCTGACGATCCGTAACGCCAATCTGGGCGGCGCGGTCCGCGCGCTGTTCCCGGCCCTGCGGGCGCTGGGACTCGACACCCTCGTCGAGGGAGACGTCCTGACCGTGCGCCGCGCCGCCCCCGTCCCCCAGCCGGTCCGTCCCCACCCCGCGATCACGCGGTGGCCGGACGGGATTCCCTATCTGGAGACCGCGGGCTCCAGCGCGGCGGCCCGGCTGCTGATCGGTGTGCTCGCGGGCGTGGGCCGCGGAGCCGTCGTGGACGGGGACGAGGTCCTGCGGCACCGCCCCATGGACTGGATCGTCACCCCGCTCAACGAACTGGGCGCGGACATCCGCTACTTGGACCGGTCAGGCCGGCTGCCGGTGAGCGTGGGCGGCCGGGTGCACCGCTCCCGGCGGGTGGAGCTGGCCGTCGGCAGCGCCCAGGCCCGTTCGGCGGTCCTGCTCGGCGCGGTCGCGGCCGGCGTACCGGCCGAACTGCGCCACCCCGTGCGCTCCCGGGACCACACCGAGCGGATGCTCGCCGCCTTCGGCGCCCGGCTGACCGAGGGCCCCGGCAAGGTCGCCTACGACGGTGGCCCCTGCTCCGTACCACCGCTCATCGACGTTCCCGGCGACCCGTCGCTGGCCGCCTATCCCGTCGCCGCGCACCTGCTGCGGGGCGGCGGCGGAGAACTGCGGATCCCGGACGTCTGCCTGAATCCGACCAGGACCGGCTTCTTCGACGTCCTCCGCCGGGCCGGGGCCGCCATCGACTACCAGGACCTGCGCACCACCGCCGGTGGCGAACCTGTCGGCACGGTCGTCACCACGGCCGGTCTTGACGGCGTCCGGGCGGTGACGGTCGACGACCCCGGGACGCTGCACGCCCTGATCGACGAGGTGCCCCTGCTCGCCGTGGTCGCGGCCCGGCTGCCCGGCACGTCGAGGATCGGCTGCGCCGGAGAACTGCGGTTCAAGGAAACGGACCGGCTCGTCACGACCGCGCGGATGGCCGCCGCGTTCGGCGCATGCGTCCGCGTGGAACCGGACGGGCTGACGGTGAACGGGCCGCGGTCGGTGAACGGGCCGCCGCCGGGCGGCACCGCCGGTCTGTCCGCCGGGACCGTCCCCGGTTTCGAGGACCACCGCATCGCCATGGCCGCGGCGACCCTGGCCACGGCCCTGCCCGGGCGCACCACGATCACCGGCGGCGCCTGCCACACCACGTCCTTCCCCGGTTTCACCGCCGTTCTGCGGGCGGTCGGCGCCACGATCCACGAGGTCACCCTGTGA
- a CDS encoding aspartate aminotransferase family protein: protein MNSNRLRTAYEARSTGTTAGPAFGSGHGPWLCTDDGTAWFDGTSGSGAATLGHQHPAVVEAAAAQLARLVHTGCKLNSDPRIRMVRRLGALSPYEEPAVLPTVTGAEAVEAALKVARAATGHRSVVSFRHAYHGKTAGALALTWRAEFKRFSAGPPGQVFTAALPDPRQCGEDGAQPYEGGARPRDDGEGGADGTGGTGGTAAFLRSLTAALDEAEHHGGVAAVVLEPIQVTEGVLAVAPVLLDRIARAAHDRGALLVLDEIYTGLGRAGRMFSAEIMAETPDLTLVGKTLGNGFPVSAVLGEQRVVDALPPGVQTSTYSGSPLCCAAASAVLDILVTEDVPARARALGRRLDDRLGALAADHPWMSAVRTAGALAAFDCTRDGRPDPARAKAVVETAAQARLLLFGGGPEGATVKVVPPALLTEDELGFLLHGLATAVSDADRMEAAQAGGALR, encoded by the coding sequence ATGAACAGCAACCGATTACGCACCGCGTACGAAGCCCGGTCGACCGGCACCACGGCGGGCCCCGCGTTCGGCTCCGGCCACGGCCCCTGGCTCTGCACCGACGACGGCACCGCCTGGTTCGACGGCACCTCCGGCAGCGGGGCGGCCACCCTGGGCCATCAGCATCCGGCGGTCGTCGAGGCCGCCGCCGCCCAGCTGGCCCGGCTCGTCCACACCGGCTGCAAGCTGAACTCCGATCCGCGCATACGGATGGTCCGTCGACTGGGCGCGCTGTCCCCCTATGAGGAACCCGCGGTGCTGCCCACCGTGACCGGCGCGGAAGCCGTCGAGGCCGCCCTGAAGGTGGCCCGCGCGGCGACGGGCCACCGCTCCGTCGTCAGCTTCCGTCACGCCTACCACGGCAAGACCGCCGGGGCCCTGGCACTCACCTGGCGGGCCGAGTTCAAGCGGTTCAGCGCCGGGCCGCCCGGCCAGGTCTTCACCGCCGCACTGCCGGACCCCCGGCAGTGCGGCGAGGACGGCGCGCAGCCTTACGAGGGCGGCGCGCGGCCTCGTGACGACGGCGAGGGCGGCGCGGACGGCACGGGTGGGACGGGCGGGACGGCGGCCTTCCTACGGTCGCTGACCGCCGCACTGGACGAAGCCGAACACCACGGGGGAGTGGCCGCCGTCGTCCTGGAGCCGATCCAGGTCACCGAGGGCGTCCTGGCCGTGGCCCCCGTGCTGCTGGACCGGATCGCCCGGGCCGCGCACGACCGGGGCGCCCTGCTGGTGCTGGACGAGATCTACACCGGACTCGGCCGCGCGGGACGGATGTTCAGCGCCGAGATCATGGCCGAGACCCCCGATCTGACCCTGGTGGGCAAGACGCTGGGCAACGGCTTCCCCGTCAGCGCCGTACTGGGCGAACAGCGGGTCGTGGACGCGCTGCCCCCAGGAGTGCAGACGTCGACGTACTCCGGCAGCCCGCTGTGCTGCGCCGCCGCCTCGGCGGTCCTCGACATCCTGGTCACCGAGGACGTGCCGGCCAGGGCCAGGGCGCTGGGGCGACGGCTCGACGACCGGCTCGGCGCACTCGCCGCCGACCACCCGTGGATGTCCGCCGTACGCACCGCCGGGGCCCTGGCGGCCTTCGACTGCACACGGGACGGCCGGCCCGACCCGGCCCGCGCCAAGGCCGTCGTCGAGACCGCGGCACAGGCCCGGCTGCTGCTGTTCGGCGGGGGACCGGAGGGCGCCACCGTCAAGGTCGTGCCGCCGGCGCTGCTGACGGAGGACGAGCTCGGCTTCCTCCTGCACGGCCTCGCCACCGCGGTCTCCGACGCAGACCGGATGGAAGCGGCACAGGCGGGAGGAGCCCTGCGATGA
- a CDS encoding Coenzyme F420 hydrogenase/dehydrogenase, beta subunit C-terminal domain, producing MTFQQLSEAVLRKDLCTVCGACQLACPAGVVGFSGLEPVLTEPSWTESDCGGCRDCLDVCPGADPGTPAAETRLFGRSRAPRERWTGIFSEVLAGHALDPVVFEASASGGSLTALLQTALAVLGTDVVLTMGRDPEQPWRAAPALVREPRLLAETAQSTYQLAPYLGALRDVMLNEPDADVAVVGVACHIQALRKLQAMDTAAGRWARDHVVLAVEPACSSSTRPEGTRAVIEERALVPVDSVVRLRYREGDYPGEIAIATRDGGDHRVAFWKAVRDFAKNKTYRCLACGDWLSGLADVSVSDGDPNIFAASVDGARERKHGRVFVRTEAGAAAVAAARDHGFFTGSPTDLSGLNLGLERKRNRRASYERSGRPVPHGPIPGHREELEIVPDERWIAVPGEDRPADRPADRATDSPTDSPTDRPRDRLTARVTEPLTDLATDPPADRPPDRATDSPVDLATARVAEQPRDPVTAGLAARVAEPPVDPAADRVADSPVGRPADRGVDRVVEPSVEPPVGRLVEQVAGGLDAVDRGGDR from the coding sequence ATGACCTTCCAGCAACTCTCCGAAGCGGTTCTGCGGAAGGACCTGTGCACGGTGTGCGGGGCCTGCCAACTCGCCTGCCCTGCCGGGGTGGTGGGGTTCTCGGGCCTTGAGCCGGTGCTCACCGAACCGTCGTGGACCGAGTCCGACTGCGGCGGCTGCCGGGACTGCCTGGACGTCTGCCCCGGCGCCGACCCCGGCACCCCGGCCGCCGAGACGAGACTGTTCGGCCGCAGCCGTGCTCCGCGGGAGCGGTGGACCGGCATCTTCTCCGAGGTGCTGGCCGGTCACGCGCTCGACCCCGTCGTCTTCGAGGCGTCCGCGAGCGGCGGCAGCCTCACCGCACTCCTGCAGACCGCCCTCGCGGTGCTCGGCACGGACGTCGTGCTGACGATGGGCCGCGACCCGGAGCAGCCCTGGCGGGCCGCGCCCGCACTGGTCCGGGAACCGCGGCTGCTGGCGGAGACCGCGCAGTCCACGTACCAGCTCGCCCCCTATCTGGGCGCGCTGCGGGACGTGATGCTCAACGAACCCGACGCCGACGTGGCCGTGGTCGGCGTCGCCTGCCACATCCAGGCGCTGCGCAAGCTCCAGGCCATGGACACCGCCGCCGGGCGCTGGGCCCGCGACCACGTGGTGCTCGCGGTCGAGCCCGCCTGCTCCTCCAGTACCCGTCCCGAGGGCACCCGGGCCGTCATCGAGGAACGCGCGCTGGTTCCGGTCGACTCCGTGGTCCGGCTCCGCTACCGCGAGGGCGACTACCCGGGTGAGATCGCGATCGCCACCCGGGACGGCGGGGACCACCGGGTGGCCTTCTGGAAGGCCGTGCGCGACTTCGCGAAGAACAAGACGTACCGCTGTCTGGCGTGCGGGGACTGGCTGTCGGGTCTGGCCGACGTCAGCGTCAGCGACGGCGATCCCAACATCTTCGCCGCCAGCGTGGACGGGGCGCGCGAGCGCAAGCACGGCCGGGTGTTCGTCCGCACGGAGGCCGGTGCCGCGGCGGTGGCCGCCGCCCGGGACCACGGGTTCTTCACCGGCAGCCCCACGGACCTGTCCGGGCTCAATCTCGGTCTGGAGCGCAAACGCAACCGCCGAGCCTCCTACGAGAGGTCCGGCCGGCCCGTACCGCACGGACCGATCCCCGGTCACCGGGAGGAACTGGAGATCGTCCCCGACGAACGATGGATCGCGGTACCCGGCGAGGACCGGCCCGCGGACCGGCCCGCTGACCGGGCGACCGATTCGCCGACGGACTCACCGACGGACCGGCCGAGGGATCGATTGACTGCTCGGGTGACTGAGCCGCTGACGGATCTGGCGACGGACCCGCCCGCGGACCGGCCGCCGGACCGGGCGACCGACTCTCCGGTGGATCTGGCGACGGCTCGGGTGGCCGAGCAGCCGAGGGATCCGGTGACGGCTGGGTTGGCGGCTCGGGTGGCTGAGCCGCCCGTGGACCCGGCGGCGGATCGGGTGGCCGATTCGCCGGTCGGCCGGCCTGCGGATCGGGGGGTGGATCGGGTGGTCGAGCCGTCGGTCGAGCCGCCCGTGGGTCGGCTGGTGGAGCAGGTGGCCGGAGGGCTGGACGCCGTTGATCGAGGGGGTGACCGATGA
- a CDS encoding zinc-dependent alcohol dehydrogenase, whose product MTSVVDTRTVLSRRLLAGHGALPEAVEVGVGPVGTGELRIRAAYSLISPGTELHYLDRLMGTGETFPLGYCSAGTVEAVGPGVTGFAVGDRVTAMGWGEATHGDVVVVPYRLCRRVPDTVHLADAVVANLAATAVHAVDRAELRPGDEVAVVGAGMVGLLLAQTAVAAGHRVTVTDLHPGRLRRAEALGVPVWEAPFPPGPATPAGSSRCVFLCGTGEASRTLAEAARWATRAPVRPRVVGVGRFAARVEFSVELGNLDLRYAARCGAGYRDFAYARGYTDVAPPPGQATVTENLQRALDLIADGAIRPDRMGLPRLPLEQAADAYAALRGRPAHPAVVFAYEPAEESRT is encoded by the coding sequence ATGACTTCCGTCGTCGACACCCGCACGGTCCTGTCCCGGCGCCTGCTGGCCGGCCACGGCGCGCTGCCCGAGGCCGTCGAGGTCGGCGTCGGCCCGGTCGGCACCGGCGAGCTGCGCATCCGCGCGGCGTACAGCCTGATCAGCCCCGGCACCGAACTGCACTACCTGGACCGGCTGATGGGCACCGGCGAGACCTTCCCGCTGGGCTACTGCTCGGCGGGCACGGTCGAAGCCGTCGGCCCCGGCGTGACCGGCTTCGCGGTGGGCGACCGCGTGACCGCGATGGGATGGGGCGAGGCCACCCACGGAGACGTGGTCGTCGTGCCCTACCGGCTGTGCCGACGGGTACCGGACACCGTGCACCTGGCCGACGCGGTCGTGGCCAACCTGGCCGCCACCGCCGTGCACGCCGTCGACCGCGCCGAACTACGGCCCGGGGACGAGGTCGCCGTCGTCGGCGCGGGAATGGTCGGACTGCTGCTCGCCCAGACCGCCGTTGCCGCCGGGCACCGGGTCACCGTCACCGACCTGCACCCCGGGCGGCTGCGCAGGGCCGAGGCGCTGGGCGTGCCGGTGTGGGAGGCGCCCTTCCCGCCCGGCCCGGCCACCCCCGCCGGGAGCTCCCGCTGCGTCTTCCTCTGCGGTACCGGAGAGGCGAGCCGCACCCTGGCCGAGGCGGCCCGATGGGCCACCCGCGCCCCCGTCCGGCCGCGGGTGGTCGGCGTGGGACGGTTCGCCGCGCGGGTGGAGTTCAGCGTCGAGCTCGGCAATCTGGACCTGCGGTACGCGGCCCGCTGCGGAGCGGGATACCGCGATTTCGCCTACGCCCGCGGCTACACCGACGTCGCCCCGCCCCCGGGACAGGCGACCGTCACCGAGAACCTGCAGCGGGCCCTGGACCTGATCGCCGACGGGGCGATCCGCCCGGACCGGATGGGCCTTCCCCGGCTGCCGCTGGAGCAGGCCGCCGACGCGTACGCCGCTCTGCGAGGACGCCCCGCCCATCCGGCGGTGGTCTTCGCCTACGAACCGGCCGAGGAGAGCCGCACATGA
- a CDS encoding non-ribosomal peptide synthetase, which produces MTDTFAVSTVDTGHRPFPAADRAGTLVHRFLRTADAFPHREAVVTPEVRWTYRQTAELSARVCGALSHAGLRPGDRVGLLFSHGAEMIGALLGALRASLSYVPLDASYPLPRLAGMAADAGIRTLVAGPGHRELARLITDGQPYPVRAYTDLVRHDPSLDEPVPDGSAPDAPVPDQPVRPEPGAYVRPESEAYVLFTSGSTGRPKPVTQTHRHVLHHTRVWTDGLKVGPLDRLSLQSAYSWDSAVQDTFAALLNGAALYPVDLKALGVTGLLEWLADERVTVYHSTLPVFRALTRAMETRGVRLPALRMLALGGDTLHRADLDTCRRHFEPHCRVAGAYGSTECSCALLRVADLGYRPPTGVFPLGRAVSETEVRLVADGRTVHGPGEGELVVVSDYLAPGTAPDGRTYRTGDLARRLDDGTLLLVGRRGTQVKISGIRVETGEVEAALKQLGQVREAVVAPYTDGTGERQLAAYVVSGTGAALEPAALRAELRRVLPDHAVPVAYVALRELPLTANHKIDRAALPDPSTVTRPTLARTARVMRGPVEEAVTEAWRDVLGVRAPGPEENFFDLGGTSLRMAAVHERLTRSLAPALRMTDLYRAPTIRALSALVARLTAERTGPPSDDAAQGAARGLRRRTARGPRRAAARTTAPAEPTTHSDPPVQSTLRPTTHPTPPVGDQRRTAPGGTHG; this is translated from the coding sequence ATGACCGACACCTTCGCGGTGTCCACCGTGGACACCGGCCACCGTCCGTTCCCGGCCGCCGACCGGGCGGGCACGCTGGTCCACCGCTTCCTGCGGACCGCCGACGCCTTCCCCCACCGGGAGGCCGTCGTCACCCCGGAGGTCCGGTGGACCTACCGGCAGACCGCCGAACTGTCCGCCCGCGTGTGCGGCGCGCTGTCCCACGCCGGGCTGCGCCCGGGGGACCGGGTCGGCCTGCTCTTCTCGCACGGCGCCGAGATGATCGGTGCCCTGCTCGGGGCGCTGCGCGCCAGCCTGTCCTACGTGCCCCTGGACGCCTCCTATCCGCTGCCTCGCCTGGCCGGCATGGCCGCCGACGCGGGCATCCGTACGCTCGTCGCGGGCCCCGGCCACCGGGAACTGGCACGGCTGATCACCGACGGGCAGCCCTACCCGGTACGCGCGTACACGGACCTGGTCCGTCACGATCCGTCCCTGGACGAGCCGGTACCGGACGGGTCGGCACCGGACGCACCCGTACCGGACCAGCCCGTGCGGCCGGAGCCGGGGGCGTACGTGCGGCCGGAGTCGGAGGCGTACGTGCTGTTCACCTCCGGGTCCACCGGGCGGCCCAAGCCCGTCACGCAGACGCATCGCCACGTGCTGCACCACACCCGGGTGTGGACCGACGGGCTGAAGGTGGGCCCCCTCGACCGGCTCTCCCTGCAGTCCGCGTACAGCTGGGACTCGGCGGTCCAGGACACCTTCGCCGCGCTCCTGAACGGGGCCGCGCTGTACCCCGTGGACCTCAAGGCGCTCGGCGTCACCGGGCTGTTGGAGTGGCTGGCCGACGAGCGGGTCACCGTGTACCACTCCACGCTGCCGGTCTTCCGGGCCCTGACGCGGGCCATGGAGACCCGCGGAGTGCGGCTGCCCGCCCTGCGCATGCTCGCTCTCGGCGGCGACACCCTCCACCGCGCCGACCTCGACACCTGCCGGCGCCACTTCGAGCCGCACTGCCGGGTGGCGGGCGCCTACGGCTCCACGGAGTGCTCCTGCGCCCTGCTGCGCGTCGCCGACCTCGGCTACCGGCCGCCCACCGGGGTGTTCCCGCTGGGCCGGGCGGTTTCCGAGACGGAGGTCCGGCTGGTCGCCGACGGCCGCACGGTCCACGGGCCGGGCGAGGGCGAGCTGGTCGTGGTCAGCGACTACCTCGCCCCGGGCACGGCCCCGGACGGCAGGACGTACCGTACGGGCGACCTGGCCAGGCGGCTGGACGACGGGACGCTGCTGCTCGTCGGGCGCCGGGGGACGCAGGTCAAGATCTCCGGGATCCGGGTGGAGACCGGCGAGGTGGAGGCCGCCCTCAAGCAGCTCGGGCAGGTGCGCGAGGCGGTGGTGGCGCCGTACACCGACGGAACGGGCGAGCGTCAACTCGCCGCCTACGTGGTGTCCGGGACCGGCGCAGCACTCGAACCCGCCGCGCTGCGGGCTGAGTTGCGCCGCGTGCTGCCCGATCATGCCGTGCCCGTCGCCTATGTGGCCCTGCGCGAACTGCCGTTGACGGCCAATCACAAGATCGACCGCGCGGCCCTGCCCGATCCGTCCACCGTCACCCGGCCGACCCTCGCCCGGACCGCCCGGGTGATGCGGGGACCGGTGGAGGAGGCCGTCACCGAGGCATGGCGGGACGTACTCGGTGTCCGGGCGCCCGGCCCGGAGGAGAACTTCTTCGATCTGGGCGGCACCTCCCTGCGGATGGCCGCCGTCCACGAACGCCTCACCCGCTCCCTCGCCCCGGCCCTGCGCATGACCGACCTCTACCGGGCCCCGACCATCCGCGCCCTGTCCGCCCTGGTCGCCCGGCTGACGGCGGAACGCACCGGGCCACCGTCCGACGACGCCGCCCAGGGGGCCGCCCGCGGCCTGCGCCGCCGGACCGCCCGCGGACCCCGCCGCGCGGCGGCCCGTACCACCGCCCCCGCCGAACCCACCACCCACTCCGACCCTCCTGTCCAGTCCACCCTCCGGCCCACCACCCACCCCACTCCGCCCGTC